In Pseudomonas poae, a single genomic region encodes these proteins:
- a CDS encoding UDP-3-O-(3-hydroxymyristoyl) glucosamine N-acyltransferase, whose protein sequence is MIDSNLLKLATGLNSYGISVDGAGTADSQFFNTILTFIEDHKYASIINKNEKIKAVFVRLKDQHVLDDRIDKIIVDDPKWYFFTLVNYLSLIKERSASVVSDLARIHSSAVISSQGVIIEDDVIIEAGVVVLDDVLIKRGAVIRAGAVIGVNGFEHKRTSRGMLTVGHDGGVVIGEYAEVGPNCTVVKGFSYRNTIIGRDTKLDGLVHYAHGVQSGERCLIAASAMLAGNVTLGHDVWVGPGSAISNRLSLGDKAFVTIGAVVVRDVAAGEKVTGNFAIPHLKFIKNLMRSLK, encoded by the coding sequence ATGATCGATTCTAATCTGCTAAAATTAGCAACAGGTTTGAATTCGTACGGAATTTCTGTCGATGGCGCTGGTACCGCTGATTCTCAGTTCTTTAATACAATACTTACGTTTATTGAGGATCACAAATATGCTTCGATCATTAACAAGAATGAAAAAATAAAGGCGGTATTTGTTCGGTTGAAAGACCAGCATGTACTGGATGATAGAATTGATAAAATAATCGTTGATGATCCTAAGTGGTATTTTTTTACGTTAGTTAATTATCTCTCCTTAATAAAGGAAAGATCTGCGAGCGTCGTTTCAGATCTTGCTAGGATACATAGCTCGGCTGTGATATCGAGCCAAGGTGTCATAATTGAAGACGACGTGATTATTGAAGCGGGAGTGGTTGTTCTTGATGATGTCTTAATCAAGCGGGGCGCAGTAATTAGAGCCGGTGCGGTAATTGGGGTAAATGGTTTTGAGCATAAGCGGACATCCCGTGGAATGCTTACGGTTGGGCATGATGGCGGTGTAGTCATCGGAGAGTACGCAGAAGTCGGACCAAACTGTACGGTTGTTAAAGGCTTCAGTTACCGCAATACTATAATTGGGCGCGATACAAAGCTAGATGGTCTTGTTCATTACGCACATGGCGTGCAATCTGGTGAACGATGTCTTATTGCAGCATCTGCAATGCTCGCGGGAAATGTAACTCTTGGTCATGATGTTTGGGTAGGGCCGGGCTCCGCAATATCAAACCGCCTTTCATTAGGTGACAAGGCATTCGTCACTATTGGAGCCGTTGTAGTGAGAGATGTTGCTGCCGGGGAGAAAGTAACGGGTAACTTTGCCATTCCCCATTTGAAATTTATCAAAAACTTAATGCGGAGCTTGAAATAA
- a CDS encoding 30S ribosomal protein S1 translates to MSESFAELFEESLKTLNLQAGSIITGVIVDIDYQARWVTVHAGLKSEALIPLEQFYNDAGDLTINVGDEVHVALDSVEDGFGETKLSREKAKRAECWIVLEAAFAAEEVVKGVINGKVKGGFTVDVNGIRAFLPGSLVDVRPVRDTTHLEGKELEFKVIKLDQKRNNVVVSRRSVLEAENSAEREALLESLQEGQQVKGIVKNLTDYGAFVDLGGVDGLLHITDMAWKRIKHPSEIVNVGDEIDVKVLKYDRERNRVSLGLKQLGEDPWVAIKARYPESTRVTARVTNLTDYGCFAELEEGVEGLVHVSEMDWTNKNIHPSKVVQVGDEVEVMVLDIDEERRRISLGIKQCKSNPWEDFSGQFNKGDKISGTIKSITDFGIFIGLDGGIDGLVHLSDISWNEVGEEAVRRFKKGDELDTVILSVDPERERISLGIKQLESDPFSEYVQDNDKGAIVKGIVKEVDAKGAIITLADDIEATLKASEISRDRVEDARNVLKEGQEVEAKIISVDRKSRVIQLSIKSKDDAEEKEAIQSLRDKPATSEIAAGPTTLGDLLRAQMEKQN, encoded by the coding sequence ATGAGCGAAAGCTTTGCGGAACTCTTTGAAGAAAGCCTAAAAACCCTGAACCTTCAGGCAGGCTCCATCATCACCGGTGTTATCGTTGATATCGATTACCAAGCTCGCTGGGTAACCGTTCACGCTGGTCTGAAGTCTGAAGCTCTGATCCCGCTGGAACAGTTCTACAACGATGCTGGTGACCTGACTATCAATGTCGGTGACGAAGTTCACGTTGCTCTGGACTCGGTTGAAGACGGTTTCGGTGAAACCAAGCTGTCCCGTGAAAAAGCCAAGCGCGCTGAATGCTGGATTGTTCTCGAAGCAGCCTTCGCAGCTGAAGAAGTGGTCAAGGGCGTTATCAACGGTAAGGTTAAAGGCGGCTTCACTGTCGACGTTAACGGCATCCGTGCGTTCCTGCCAGGTTCTTTGGTCGACGTTCGTCCAGTGCGCGACACCACGCACCTGGAAGGCAAAGAACTCGAATTCAAGGTCATCAAACTCGACCAGAAGCGCAACAACGTTGTCGTTTCCCGTCGCAGCGTCCTGGAAGCAGAGAACTCCGCCGAGCGTGAAGCTCTGCTGGAATCCCTGCAGGAAGGCCAGCAAGTCAAAGGTATCGTCAAAAACCTCACCGACTACGGCGCATTCGTCGACCTGGGTGGCGTGGATGGCCTGCTGCACATTACCGACATGGCTTGGAAGCGTATCAAGCATCCATCGGAAATCGTCAACGTTGGCGACGAGATCGATGTCAAGGTTCTGAAATACGATCGCGAGCGCAACCGTGTTTCCCTGGGCCTGAAGCAACTGGGTGAAGATCCATGGGTTGCTATCAAAGCCCGTTACCCAGAAAGCACTCGCGTAACCGCGCGTGTTACCAACCTGACCGACTACGGCTGCTTCGCTGAGCTGGAAGAAGGCGTGGAAGGCCTGGTACACGTTTCCGAAATGGACTGGACCAACAAAAACATCCACCCTTCGAAAGTCGTACAAGTCGGCGACGAAGTGGAAGTTATGGTTCTGGACATCGACGAAGAGCGTCGTCGTATCTCCCTGGGCATCAAGCAGTGCAAATCTAACCCATGGGAAGATTTCTCTGGCCAGTTCAACAAGGGCGATAAAATCTCCGGCACCATCAAGTCGATCACCGATTTCGGTATCTTCATTGGTCTGGACGGCGGCATCGACGGCCTGGTTCACCTGTCCGACATCTCCTGGAACGAAGTTGGCGAAGAAGCTGTTCGTCGTTTCAAGAAGGGCGACGAGCTGGACACCGTTATCCTGTCGGTTGACCCAGAGCGCGAGCGTATCTCCCTGGGTATCAAGCAACTGGAAAGCGACCCGTTCTCTGAATACGTTCAGGACAACGACAAAGGCGCAATCGTTAAGGGCATCGTGAAAGAAGTTGACGCTAAAGGCGCCATCATCACTCTGGCCGACGATATCGAAGCGACTCTGAAAGCCTCCGAAATCAGCCGTGACCGCGTTGAAGACGCGCGCAACGTTCTGAAAGAAGGCCAGGAAGTAGAAGCCAAGATCATCAGTGTTGACCGCAAGAGCCGCGTAATCCAGCTCTCCATCAAGTCGAAAGACGATGCTGAAGAGAAAGAAGCAATCCAGAGCCTGCGCGACAAGCCAGCTACCTCTGAAATTGCTGCTGGTCCTACCACTCTGGGCGACCTGCTGCGTGCACAAATGGAAAAGCAGAACTAA
- a CDS encoding LapA family protein, whose amino-acid sequence MFELKRILLVLVYLILALMVLIFVLENQQLVTLSIFGRALLEAPVSLFIVIAMIAGLVVGPFLGVMGRHLASRKRSSLNN is encoded by the coding sequence ATGTTCGAACTCAAGCGAATTTTACTCGTGTTGGTGTATTTGATTTTAGCTTTGATGGTTCTAATATTTGTCCTTGAGAACCAACAGCTGGTCACCCTCTCTATTTTTGGACGGGCATTGCTCGAGGCGCCAGTTTCCTTGTTTATCGTAATTGCCATGATTGCTGGATTGGTTGTCGGTCCATTCCTGGGCGTGATGGGCAGGCATCTTGCATCTCGTAAGAGATCTTCACTAAATAATTAG
- the ihfB gene encoding integration host factor subunit beta: MTKSELIERIVTHQGLLSSKDVELAIKTMLEQMSQCLATGDRIEIRGFGSFSLHYRAPRVGRNPKTGQSVSLDGKFVPHFKPGKELRDRVNEDEECDI, from the coding sequence ATGACGAAGTCGGAGTTGATCGAACGAATTGTCACCCATCAAGGGCTGCTCTCATCCAAGGATGTGGAGCTGGCTATCAAGACCATGCTTGAACAAATGTCCCAGTGCCTGGCGACTGGCGACCGGATTGAGATCCGTGGGTTTGGCAGTTTTTCGCTGCACTACCGTGCGCCAAGGGTTGGCCGGAATCCCAAGACTGGGCAGTCGGTGAGTCTGGATGGGAAGTTTGTGCCTCATTTCAAGCCGGGCAAGGAGTTGCGGGATCGGGTGAATGAGGATGAGGAGTGTGATATTTAG
- a CDS encoding Gfo/Idh/MocA family oxidoreductase produces MKNFALIGAAGYIAPRHMRAIKETGNVLVSAYDINDSVGIIDSLFPESDFFTEFERFQEHAYRLNRDPRKALNFVSICSPNYLHHSHIVAALRMGCDVICEKPLVPTSEILNELAVVERETGRRVFNILQLRHHKAILDLKDKVAKENINGKYDVDLTYITSRGKWYMESWKGDSRKSFGVATNIGVHFYDMLHFVFGNLERNVVHYSNEYKSSGYLEYEKAKVRWFLSIDAADLPTSVIGKSPTYRSVIVNGEEIEFSEGFTDLHTISYQEILSGRGYGLEDSRHCIETVEHIRESKTIDPDPSEVHPYFLKLK; encoded by the coding sequence ATGAAAAATTTTGCGCTTATAGGAGCTGCTGGTTATATCGCGCCGCGACATATGCGGGCCATCAAAGAAACCGGAAATGTGTTGGTTTCGGCGTATGATATCAACGATTCCGTTGGTATTATCGACAGTCTATTTCCCGAAAGTGATTTTTTTACTGAGTTTGAGCGCTTTCAAGAACACGCATACCGCCTAAATCGTGATCCTCGAAAGGCTCTAAATTTTGTTTCCATTTGCTCACCAAACTACCTTCACCATTCGCATATCGTTGCCGCTCTGCGCATGGGGTGTGATGTTATATGTGAAAAACCTTTGGTTCCTACTAGTGAAATTTTGAATGAACTCGCCGTTGTTGAGAGAGAAACAGGGCGTCGAGTTTTCAATATTTTACAGTTACGTCATCATAAGGCTATTTTAGATTTAAAAGACAAGGTCGCCAAAGAAAATATAAACGGAAAATATGACGTGGACCTTACTTATATTACTTCGCGTGGCAAGTGGTATATGGAAAGCTGGAAAGGGGATTCACGCAAGTCTTTTGGTGTCGCCACAAATATTGGTGTTCACTTTTACGACATGCTTCACTTTGTTTTTGGTAACTTAGAGCGCAACGTAGTTCATTATTCGAATGAATATAAGTCTTCTGGTTATCTAGAGTACGAAAAAGCAAAAGTTCGCTGGTTTCTTTCCATCGATGCTGCGGATCTGCCTACGTCAGTAATTGGAAAGAGTCCGACCTATCGTTCAGTGATAGTTAATGGCGAAGAAATAGAATTCTCAGAAGGTTTTACCGATCTTCACACTATAAGCTACCAGGAAATTCTATCCGGGCGAGGTTACGGCTTAGAAGATTCTCGGCACTGTATTGAAACAGTAGAGCACATTCGCGAGTCTAAAACCATCGATCCGGATCCGTCCGAAGTTCACCCGTATTTTTTAAAATTAAAATAA